A region of the Pseudorasbora parva isolate DD20220531a chromosome 18, ASM2467924v1, whole genome shotgun sequence genome:
GGCATTGGGTTTCTCAATTTACGAGTAAAATAAGGTTTGTGtttcaataaattacaataCCAGCTTCAAAATCCATGCTATTGATATGGGTGTGTAATTAATTTGTAGAGtaaaatgtatatgtatttcacagaccttattttactcataaatgtaaaaaaaacaccactaatgatcaaaataataattattttttatttaagtgcACCCTACTCGAACCAAATGAAtttgattgaataatttgcaaatgagttcacaaaactgacacattttaagtagtCTGAATCCTTCCATTGTTTTGAGTTATTAAcgtgtttcttttaatttatacaaactaaaatttaactgaaactgggctgggatttctatttgccagcatgctttgccatgctACTCGAAAGGTGGAGTAAATGCTAAAAATaagtgttttataatgttttcatggaagattaatgttaagtgagagatttagtagtgtttaatgttttgctaCGCTAATAGAGAAGCGTTTCTGTTATGTGGTTTGTTTTGGGGGTTACCATGATTGATGAGTGTTGCATGAGCTTGGTTTGAGAAGAGATGCGTTTTATTTGCTATATTGTCATACTCATTCAACATCTGCtatgctatgctaatgctattaaataattattatgttACTAATTAGCAAGTTAGCATTTACtgaattagctagttaaagctagGCAAGTTCCacaactaaaaatatttaaaatgagattacatgatcattttaagtgaaatgtatgaattagctaTTAATATTAGCAAATATTTAAAGTAAAGAGCAATTTAAATGCATgagtaaaaaatgaaaatttgccaGTTATGCTTACTTCAACTTTGAATATCTTAACTTATTCGGGTTTACAGAGTAAAATCCCATAGGAAAATCTTGGGGGAACCACTGGCATTTGATTGTTCTTAACTTGAAATATTGGTGCactaatttatacatttaacttaACATTTTTATGTAACCTCAACATGAACATTTTATTAGCATAAACAGCAAGCTATAACAAGCCAATTTAGAAAACGCTAACTTGTAAATTCGCTAACATGTCAACTATGGCATGGTATAGGACTTGCTGAATGAGTACagatatataaaacatttaacacaCACGCTCTCAAACAAAGCCACATACACCACTTGTCATCAAAACAACTCTTCAAAAACCCACATTAACACATTAACTCATCTACATTAgaataacaaaacattaatcaCTACTAAATATCCCTCTTAACATTacttttgcacacacacacacacacaaaaaaaaaaacgtatgaaACTTATTTTGAGCATCTACTCTCCCTTTCGAGTGCCAtgtgcaaagcatgctgggaaatagaaatcccagcccagtttcagttaaacttaaattcctcatgaaatcaaaatcgatcttatacgtcacagcactgaagaaaactcacttgctacttccagctcactgggactttaagttcatctaaattaaaagaaaacaatttcataaaatgtaatacaattaaataattcagtttacttaaaatatataaGTTATGTGAACTTGAAAGGAAAAGAAAGTGCTAAATACTCATAAGAGTTTATTTGACTGACCtagtttatttaaaggggtggcaAAACAccatttcacttttctaactttagctagtgtgtaatgttgctgtttgagcattaacaacatctgcaatgttacaacgttcaaagtttaaagcaaagggagatattcgCTTTTAAAGAAACAAAgttacagtgcaccccacaaacataatcaagccttcgaaagaatgtgttttaccacccctttatgCTTttcctactcaaaccaattaaatATTTAGAGCGTTACGGTTTGTAATCCGTATAACAAGAGTGTAGAAAGACCCGGGGTTAactagttcaagtgtgaaaagccCTATTGTTTACCTCTCTGATGTTTGCGCTGCAGAAGAATTTTAACAGTAGTTTCGGCAGCTCCTTTAAGGTGTAGTGTCTGCAGGTTGAGACCTCTGGGAGACCCCCGGAGTGTCGATGGAGTGGCCCTAACTGAGCGACCCCTGACCTGTTCCGCAGCACAGTGATCCACAGAATGCCTCTTGTGTTTCAGGACACATAAAACAAATGTTGTAACTGCACTTGTTTAAACACCATCCTATTAAAGAGCAGCATGAATGAaagaataaaacacattttaaagagtACAGTGAGTCTCttgaaaaagaaaatacatACAACTCCTCTGTTCAGTTGTTGTCCTCCATCCTCAAATGATGCAGAATTGATATCAATTGCACTTTCTGTTCATTCAAAGGAGAAAATGGTATTAACACAATAAGGGGATTCAAATATGAATGCACCTTCAATTTCAGCATAGAATACATACTTCTCAGCAGCATTTGCATTTGATGATATAACTGAAATAGGCTACAATTCTCTAAATTGGAAAAAAGAAATTGCAAATATATTGTCACCTTTGCACACCAAGCAGCAAGTATCCTGGACTGACACTGGTGAGGAGCATGTAATGGGCTGACAGGTTTTCAATGCACAGAATATATTTCCGTtctttaatgaaaaataatacaaaCGTAAAAAGAATATTAATTATTCTTGACATACTAATTAAAAACAGCATCACAATATCAGCGCATGACAATATTGTACTCTTGATTGTGATGttttttactctttttttcATGAGGCCAAATGAGGCCAGAAAATGTCTCTAATATACAGTATGCAACTTAGGAAGAAGACATAACCTTTTAAAATGAtacaatatttaattaattgtaaataagATTGCAACCAAAACTTAAACTATGAAGAcattagtgtttaatgtttgtttttttctctctctgtgttatTGAAACTATGTAGTTAGGCAGGGAATAGTAAGCAAATTAATTCTCATCTGCATTTATGACTATGGTGAAAGCATTATGGTTTAATAAGCGTAGTATTATCatttcattttaacattttagatTGCATTTAAGGTATACATGagacccatgaccttggcattgctagaATTAAGCTCTGCGTTCTCACACTATATTTCAGAACACTACAAAAAACTATTAAACTGTTTGAGGTTAGATTCCTATGTTTGCAAGTATCATTCTGTTATTGCTGAGAGATGTACTATAGTGAATGCAACAACAatgaatgcaaaaaaaatacttacagagCAAGTACACATGACACACTGGTTCGACTGACGGGATGGGAAAAGCTCATGATTGGCAAATGTTTCCCCTGTTTGGTAAATGCTTCCATTATACCTACAGGTTTTAATGGGTGCCCGCAGACCAGCAGGAGTTCTGTGCTCATCTGATTAAGAGAAAAGCAACAATATGCATAAGTCAGACagttcaaataaaaatgtaccaCAATCATGCATATAAATTCATTGGGTTGTGATACCTGCACAACGAGGGCAACACTGCTGTGAGTTGGTCACTGGATTTTCACATCGAAGAACGGGGCATTTGATGCTGCTGCATTTCACATGACCAGACTATACATACACCCACATGAGAGTAGACAAAAACACTGATACATTACCCATAGTGTGTGCATCTGACAAGTGCATGTACAAAATTACATTCAAATTAATGGGCAATTTATGAATGATGCATCCTTTAACTAAAAAGCTAGAGCATTTTAACACTTAAAACAGTAAATTAGGCATGAAAGGTCGATACATACTTCTGTGCACGTACAGCGCATGCAGAACATGAATCCAAAGGGCTCCAAATAGGGATGCCAGCTATCACCTGGCCTGTATGACTTCTCTTTAAAAGTGCAAAACACACCTGACACTGCATGCAACACAAACACATGATCATGTCTGCTGAGATTTACATCAAGAATGTtatcaataatacattttttacttcCAGAATTAGTAGATATTCTGATAAAGCTTAGGTCATGGCACTATGAGATATTTATTAAAAGGACAAATCAAAAATCAGTTGTCTCCTAGAAAAAACAGGGTAGGTTAACTGAATTTAAGATTGAGCCATACaagcaaaatataaaaaagtgggATGGAAGGGGACAATTGAAATCACCTTCATATGATGATAATGTCCTTATGACAGCTTTATTGTACACAAATTGTACACTAAGAGGGCGTTTATAACTGATTTTGTGTGATAACCTGTAAAATATTTTCactaaaatgaaatattttgagGGAGAATAAATACATTAGCAAACATGGCTAGGGAGACCAAAACGAcgtaaaaattatttttgttgttttcctttaaaaaaaaatgtcaataatATTCTAGTTGTTTACACAAATTGTGTGTTAATGTAGGGTACAATATACATGTTTAAACGGAATGACCCATCATTTCATGACTTTAAAACACTTAAAGCACCGTTAAAAAGGCACTGTTATTATATAATTGAAAATCACAGCATTGTCAATACAGAAAGTGTGATGCATCCATTTACTAATACAATATTCTTTGATGGAGTCACTTACCTTTTCCTGGTCGTATTGCCTCTGTTTCACTCTGAACGAAGCATCGCATTGTGACCAAAATGAAAAGATGTCTCAAGTAGGTCATTCTTTTCTTCATATTCCAGAAAACTATGGACATGCAGGATTTGTCTTCTCAAACTTCTCCGCACTTTATAACTACGAAGGTCTGTGGGAGTTTCTAAAGCGCCTCTAGGTTTTATCAAAAGCGCCT
Encoded here:
- the chrdl2 gene encoding chordin-like protein 2, which encodes MSIVFWNMKKRMTYLRHLFILVTMRCFVQSETEAIRPGKVSGVFCTFKEKSYRPGDSWHPYLEPFGFMFCMRCTCTESGHVKCSSIKCPVLRCENPVTNSQQCCPRCADEHRTPAGLRAPIKTCRYNGSIYQTGETFANHELFPSRQSNQCVMCTCSNGNIFCALKTCQPITCSSPVSVQDTCCLVCKESAIDINSASFEDGGQQLNRGVRHSVDHCAAEQVRGRSVRATPSTLRGSPRGLNLQTLHLKGAAETTVKILLQRKHQRACVYSGKTYSHGDVWHPVLGKVLDCILCTCRDGYQECRRITCPNQYPCQHPIKIEGKCCKICPELKAESNRTDCYLAQDNHSLLIYKVEPSSAAQSEDRVRMIAIERQGATEVEVQVWKTVEGVLHLMKTGDIQKKDLIEHPENYILLTTLDEDTWRKFKEEEDKQKDFSKIRSCEVGIKEVVKYLNPEQLDSLCTS